In Vigna angularis cultivar LongXiaoDou No.4 chromosome 8, ASM1680809v1, whole genome shotgun sequence, one DNA window encodes the following:
- the LOC108345340 gene encoding embryo-specific protein ATS3B isoform X2, which yields MMKQVLLFFCFASALSLSVSESKSNSLQNPAIDSFSFGYIQNCSYLVTISTRCSSPKFTWENIGIAFGDAHGNEVYKGRLDGPGRFEQCSLDVFEINGACLSDICFLWLYRSGAVDDWKPESVKISCSNACFPIFNIHFNINFSLPDAAWFGYKWCNTDPPYLANGFPFPTGVFF from the exons atgatgaagcaggttcttcttttcttctgcTTTGCCTCTGCATTATCCCTTTCAGTCTCAGAATCCAAATCTAATTCTCTTCAAAATCCTGCAATTGATTCCTTCTCTTTTGGCTATATTCAG AACTGTTCTTACCTTGTAACTATATCTACAAGGTGTTCATCACCCAAGTTCACATGGGAGAATATCGGAATTGCTTTTGGAGATGCTCATGGCAACGAG GTATACAAAGGAAGATTAGATGGTCCAGGCAGATTCGAGCAATGTTCTTTAGATGTATTTGAGATAAATGGGGCATGTTTATCCGATATTTGTTTTCTGTGGCTATATAGATCTGGTGCAGTGGATGATTGGAAACCTGAATCAGTGAAAATCTCCTGCAGCAACGCATGTTTTCCCATCTTCAATATACACTTCAATATAAACTTCTCCCTCCCTGATGCTGCCTGGTTTGGCTATAAATGGTGTAATACTGATCCACCATATCTGGCAAATGGCTTTCCCTTCCCAACTGGTGTTTTCTTTTAG
- the LOC108345340 gene encoding embryo-specific protein ATS3A isoform X1, with the protein MMKQVLLFFCFASALSLSVSESKSNSLQNPAIDSFSFGYIQTKTPQNCSYLVTISTRCSSPKFTWENIGIAFGDAHGNEVYKGRLDGPGRFEQCSLDVFEINGACLSDICFLWLYRSGAVDDWKPESVKISCSNACFPIFNIHFNINFSLPDAAWFGYKWCNTDPPYLANGFPFPTGVFF; encoded by the exons atgatgaagcaggttcttcttttcttctgcTTTGCCTCTGCATTATCCCTTTCAGTCTCAGAATCCAAATCTAATTCTCTTCAAAATCCTGCAATTGATTCCTTCTCTTTTGGCTATATTCAG ACGAAGACTCCACAGAACTGTTCTTACCTTGTAACTATATCTACAAGGTGTTCATCACCCAAGTTCACATGGGAGAATATCGGAATTGCTTTTGGAGATGCTCATGGCAACGAG GTATACAAAGGAAGATTAGATGGTCCAGGCAGATTCGAGCAATGTTCTTTAGATGTATTTGAGATAAATGGGGCATGTTTATCCGATATTTGTTTTCTGTGGCTATATAGATCTGGTGCAGTGGATGATTGGAAACCTGAATCAGTGAAAATCTCCTGCAGCAACGCATGTTTTCCCATCTTCAATATACACTTCAATATAAACTTCTCCCTCCCTGATGCTGCCTGGTTTGGCTATAAATGGTGTAATACTGATCCACCATATCTGGCAAATGGCTTTCCCTTCCCAACTGGTGTTTTCTTTTAG
- the LOC108343697 gene encoding uncharacterized protein LOC108343697, with translation MGWYRGGKLVHDLFRNLASRVTPQTPAFQRSSRICQSGYLGSGSKGASFNGFSSFCSISKRLGARGVDGVNKNLRNSFLFGAKRFYYVDPNNVQHFRPRGPRRWFQNPRHVFIVVMVGSGVLVTVYFGNMETVPYTKRTHLILLSKAMERKLGESQFEQMKAGFKGKILPPIHPDSVRVTMIAKDIIDALQRGLRKEQVWSDLGYASEHSTLSEGHGRETLDALAAGSGDKIEGNWHKDDEILDDKWIQQSRKKGQEKGSEAATSHLDGINWEILVVNEPVVNAFCLPGGKIVVFTGLLEHFKSDAEIATIIGHEVGHAVARHSAEGITKNLWFAILQLILYQFVTPDIVNTMSSLFLHLPFSRRMEIEADYIGLLLIASAGYDPRMAPKVYEKLGKITGESALRDYLSTHPSGRKRAELLAQAKIMEEAFSIYRDTIAGRGVQGFL, from the exons ATGGGGTGGTACAGAGGGGGAAAGCTCGTTCATGATCTTTTTCGCAACTTGGCTTCAAGGGTTACGCCTCAAACTCCAGCTTTTCAGCGTAGTTCGAGAATTTGCCAATCTGGGTATTTGGGTTCAGGTTCAAAAGGTGCTAGTTTTAATGGGTTCTCCTCGTTTTGTTCAATTTCTAAGAGACTAGGCGCTCGAGGCGTTGATGGAGTTAACAAGAACCTTCGCAATTCGTTTCTTTTTGGGGCTAAGAGATTTTACTACGTGGATCCTAACAATGTGCAGCATTTCAGGCCAAGAGGCCCAAGGCGTTGGTTTCAAAATCCTAGGCATGTTTTCATTGTTGTCATGGTTGGTTCTGGAGTTTTAGTCACTGTTTATTTTGGGAACATGGAAACAGTTCCTTACACCAAGCGAACCCATTTGATTCTGTTGTCGAAAGCAATGGAGAGGAAGCTTGGGGAGAGCCAGTTTGAACAGATGAAGGCTGGTTTTAAGGGCAAAATATTGCCTCCTATACATCCTGATAGTGTGAGGGTGACAATGATtgcaaaggatataattgatgCATTGCAGAGAGGATTGAGGAAGGAGCAGGTGTGGAGTGATTTGGGGTATGCATCAGAGCATTCTACGCTGAGTGAAGGACATGGAAGGGAGACATTGGATGCATTGGCTGCTGGGAGTGGTGACAAAATTGAAGGGaattggcacaaggacgatgagATTCTTGATGACAAATGGATTCAGCAAAGCCGGAAAAAGGGTCAGGAGAAAGGTTCAGAGGCTGCTACATCACATTTGGATGGAATAAATTGGGAAATTTTGGTGGTAAATGAGCCTGTAGTTAATGCTTTCTGCTTACCTGGTGGGAAGATAGTTGTGTTCACTGGTTTGCTTGAGCATTTTAAAAGTGATGCAGAGATAGCAACAATTATTGGACATGAG GTTGGGCATGCTGTTGCAAGACACAGTGCAGAGGGTATTACAAAGAACCTGTGGTTTGCTATTCTACAGTTGATACTTTATCAATTTGTGACACCTGATATAGTGAACACAATGTCATCCCTTTTCTTGCACCTACCTTTCTCCAGGCG GATGGAAATAGAAGCCGATTACATTGGGCTGCTGTTAATTGCATCAGCTGGCTATGATCCCCGGATGGCACCTAAAGTTTATGAGAAGCTGGGAAAGATTACTGGTGAGTCTGCCCTTAGAGATTATCTCTCTACTCATCCTTCCGGAAGAAAAAGAGCAGAATTGTTGGCCCAAGCCAAGATAATGGAAGAAGCGTTTTCTATATATAGAGACACAATAGCAGGACGTGGAGTTCAAGGTTTTCTTTAG
- the LOC108345747 gene encoding probable ribosomal protein S11, mitochondrial translates to MYRFFSCIRHGRGSSLVSLLASKRAFPFDAAMRPRRLIQNDGHVRGFSSSNFDWRTLQSSQNVNAEGNARPDMQNLENRKPRNWNNGNQNVNADRAYPNFMQNRENVNSIMWNNLGQNVNAEGNARPDMQNLENRKPRNWNNGNQNVNADANAYPNFMQNRENVNSIMWNNLGQNVKANADAPPDFMQDKENINLESKNDVGTGLNYRPMDFVRGILDADNFRRGGSFQYQYEQDADHVHIKMLRNNTFVTVTDSKGNVKLSGSAGSLKDLKSGQKLSRYAAEATAEVVGRRSRALGLKSVVMKVNGFTHFRRKRQAILSWKEGFTSDSRGGRNPIVFIEDTTRKPHNGCRLPKKRRI, encoded by the exons ATGTATCGATTTTTCTCTTGCATTCGCCATGGCCGTGGATCTTCCCTCGTATCTCTCCTTGCATCAAAACGTGCGTTTCCATTCGATGCCGCTATGCGACCTCGCCGCTTAATTCAAAACGACG GACATGTTAGGGGATTTTCAAGTTCAAATTTTGATTGGAGGACGCTTCAAAGTAGCCAGAATGTGAATGCAGAGGGGAATGCTCGTCCAGACATGCAGAATTTAGAAAACCGAAAACCCAGAAACTGGAATAATGGGAACCAGAATGTGAATGCAGATCGCGCTTATCCAAATTTTATGCAAAATAGAGAGAACGTGAATAGCATAATGTGGAATAATCTGGGCCAGAATGTGAATGCAGAGGGGAATGCTCGTCCAGACATGCAGAATTTAGAAAACCGAAAACCCAGAAACTGGAATAATGGGAACCAGAATGTGAATGCAGATGCCAACGCTTATCCAAATTTTATGCAAAATAGAGAGAACGTGAATAGCATAATGTGGAATAATCTGGGCCAGAATGTGAAAGCAAATGCAGACGCCCCTCCCGATTTTATGCAAGATAAAGAGAACATAAACCTCGAAAGCAAGAATGATGTTGGGACTGGCTTGAATTATAGGCCAATGGACTTTGTAAGAGGAATTTTAGATGCAGATAATTTTAGGAGAGGTGGTTCCTTTCAGTATCAGTATGAGCAGGATGCTGATCATGTTCATATAAAGATGTTACGTAATAATACCTTTGTGACTGTAACAGATTCTAAAGGAAATGTAAAACTCAGTGGCTCTGCTGGTTCATTGAAAGACCTGAAATCAGGGCAAAAGCTTTCTAGGTATGCCGCCGAGGCAACTGCGGAAGTTGTGGGCCGGAGGTCTAGGGCTTTGGGATTGAAATCTGTGGTCATGAAAGTGAATGGATTTACccattttagaagaaaaaggCAAGCGATACTGAGCTGGAAGGAGGGCTTTACTTCTGATTCTCGAGGCGGTAGAAATCCAATTGTATTCATTGAAGATACCACTAGAAAACCCCATAATGGCTGCAGATTACCAAAGAAACGACGTATTTAG